The Primulina eburnea isolate SZY01 chromosome 6, ASM2296580v1, whole genome shotgun sequence genome contains a region encoding:
- the LOC140835349 gene encoding uncharacterized protein, whose protein sequence is MELMDADRVRCAIFLLSGDARLWWESASVAVNLQTLSWNGFKEAFYAKYFTEEVRSRLTSEFMTLRQGGSSVAEFVRKFERGCYFVPLIANDAQAKLRHFLNGLQPILRRDVRVAGPSTYAVAVSRSLAAEQDLRDIEVDRQGKRPYQAPPQHQQQQQQRSQFKRPFQGPPGKKPYPGPPKGKGPIQQQGAP, encoded by the coding sequence ATGGAGCTGATGGACGCtgacagggtcagatgtgctATATTCTTGCTGTCAGGGGATGCTAGactgtggtgggagagtgcatcgGTGGCAGTAAACTTGCAGACTCTGTCGTGGAATGGATTCAAAGAGGCGTTCTACGCCAAATATTTCACTGAGGAGGTAAGATCCAGACTCACCAGtgagtttatgacgctgcgtCAGGGAGGTAGTAGCGTGGCAGAGTTTGTTAGGAAGTTcgagagggggtgttactttgTACCCCTCATTGCAAACGATGCACAAGCAAAGTTaaggcattttctgaatgggTTACAGCCGATCCTACGCCGCGATGTGAGAGTAGCTGGCCCCTCTACATACGCAGTTGCAGTTTCTAGGTctttggcggcagaacaggaTCTGAGGGATATAGAGGTGGACcgacagggcaagaggccctatcaggcaccaccgCAACACCAACAGCAACAACAACAGAGAtcccagtttaagaggccgtttcaggggcCGCCTGGGAAAAAGCCTTATCCAggaccaccaaagggcaagggtccaattcagcagcaaggggcgccttaG